A section of the Engraulis encrasicolus isolate BLACKSEA-1 chromosome 8, IST_EnEncr_1.0, whole genome shotgun sequence genome encodes:
- the LOC134453980 gene encoding putative gustatory receptor clone PTE03: MNNKTVPAYFHFTSFSIYGNARIIYFLLMVIAYFLIVLFNMTILLVVLKDKSLHEQPMYLLMCCLLFNSLYGSSALFPRLSADLLSTTHTISRPACYTQLFVVHSYAISEFAVLTFMAYDRYIAISEPLRYHSIMTQRKTGLLISCAFSWSLVCVIVGVYLSARLPLCGNKIPRLYCSNWSVVRLSCVSTVINNIWGFFVTVTTVCLPAGFILFTYIRILIVCRKSTAEFRGKALKTCLPHIVSFVTYSIAVFSDITLGRYEPDEIIVALLISLEYLMIPPLLNPLIYGLSLPDIRRRILRMIISLKIVLER; encoded by the coding sequence ATGAACAACAAAACTGTTCCAGCATACTTTCATTTCACCTCGTTTAGCATTTATGGAAATGCAAGAATAATTTATTTTCTATTAATGGTAATAGCATATTTTCTCATAGTTCTTTTCAATATGACTATATTGCTGGTTGTATTGAAGGACAAGTCTCTTCACGAGCAGCCCATGTATCTGTTGATGTGTTGCCTGCTATTCAACTCTCTGTACGGCAGCTCTGCGCTGTTTCCGAGGCTTTCAGCTGACCTTCTGTCTACAACTCACACAATATCCCGTCCTGCATGTTACACACAGCTATTTGTGGTTCACTCCTATGCAATCTCTGAGTTTGCTGTGTTAACGTTCATGGCATATGACAGGTACATCGCCATATCTGAACCTCTGCGATATCACAGCATTATGACACAGAGGAAGACTGGTCTGCTTATTTCATGTGCTTTTTCCTGGTCACTCGTTTGTGTGATTGTTGGAGTGTACTTATCTGCCAGACTACCCCTGTGTGGCAATAAGATACCACGATTATATTGTTCAAATTGGTCTGTTGTAAGACTTTCATGCGTGTCAACGGTAATTAACAATATTTGGGGCTTTTTTGTTACTGTGACCACAGTCTGTCTACCTGCTGGTTTCATATTGTTCACATACATCAGGATTCTCATTGTCTGCAGAAAAAGCACAGCTGAGTTCAGAGGCAAAGCACTGAAAACGTGTCTGCCGCACATTGTCAGTTTTGTCACCTATTCCATAGCAGTCTTCTCTGATATTACTCTTGGTCGGTACGAACCAGATGAAATTATAGTCGCTTTGTTAATTTCTCTTGAATATCTTATGATTCCGCCATTACTAAACCCTCTGATATATGGTCTAAGCTTGCCAGATATCCGAAGAAGAATTCTGAGAATGATCATTTCATTAAAGATTGTCCTTGAACGTTGA
- the LOC134453981 gene encoding olfactory receptor 4D11-like, translating into MSNVTFILDAYRQIHNERYIFAAVLALLYPVMIFGNLLIIYVVSVERRLHEPMYILIGNLACINLYGGSSLAPFIVSNILSGTFQISRAACFIQIFSINTYGGSSLHICGNVIEKVYCDNYSLLKLACPDPVPSRFDMSHVPYAARVVLSLYFLIVAPVLNPVVYGARTEKIKEAIQIHNCFMKKKRTDR; encoded by the exons ATGTCTAATGTGACTTTTATATTGGATGCCTATCGCCAGATCCACAATGAACGATATATTTTTGCTGCTGTTTTGGCTTTACTTTACCCTGTTATGATATTTGGCAACTTGTTGATTATATATGTTGTTAGTGTCGAGAGGAGGCTACATGAGCCTATGTATATCCTCATTGGCAACCTAGCATGCATTAACTTGTATGGCGGCTCTAGCCTCGCACCTTTTATCGTCTCAAACATCCTTTCAGGCACGTTTCAGATATCTCGGGCGGCTTGTTTCATCCAGATATTTTCCATCAACACATACGGCGGAT CGAGCCTCCACATCTGTGGTAACGTGATAGAGAAAGTGTACTGTGACAACTACTCCTTATTGAAACTCGCATGCCCTGATCCTGTACCA AGTAGATTTGACATGAGCCATGTTCCCTATGCTGCTCGCGTTGTGTTATCTCTCTATTTCCTGATCGTCGCCCCCGTATTAAACCCAGTGGTATATGGGGCACGCACAGAAAAGATTAAAGAGGCAATTCAAATACACAATTGCTTCATGAAGAAGAAGAGAACAGATAGATAG